AATTGGGCTACGCAACTGGCGGCTAGGCCCTGCTCATGCTGCCGATGGTGGTACCCCGGCTCAACTCGCTGGGAGACATCGCTGGTAATGGCAGCCGTGGGGGGTCGCCGAGCGTAAGTCAATGCATGGGAGCAGTGCAATATGACCGTATGTGAATACAAGCCAGGTCTGGAGGGGGTTCCTGCTACCCAGTCCGGCATTAGTTATGTGGATGGCCAGCAAGGCATTCTGGAATATCGCGGCATTAGCATTGAGGAGCTAGCCCTCAAGAGCACCTTCCTGGAAACGTCTTACCTATTGATTTGGGGAGGGCTGCCCACCAAACCAGAGCTAGAAGAATTCGAATACGAAATTCGTCATCATCGCCGCCTCAAGTATCGAATTCGGGACATGATGAAATGTTTCCCGGAACGGGGCCATCCCATGGATGCGCTGCAGGCCTGTGCGGCAGCTTTGGGGCTGTTCTACTCGAAACGGGCCCTAGATGATCCCACCTATATTCAAAACGCCGTAGTCCGCTTGCTGGCTAAGATTCCGACCATGGTGGCAGCCTTCCAGCTGATGCGGAAGGGCAATGATCCGGTGCAGCCCTGCGATGATCTCGACTACGCCGCTAATTTTCTCTATATGCTGAATGAGCGGGAGCCGGATCCTCTGGCTGCTCGTATCTTTGACATCTGTCTCACCCTCCATGCCGAACACACCATCAATGCCTCTACCTTCTCGGCCATGGTGACGGCCTCTACCCTGACCGATCCCTATGCAGTGGTGGCCTCGGCTGTAGGCACCCTGGCTGGGCCGCTGCACGGTGGCGCCAATGAAGAGGTGATCGACATGTTGCAACAGATTGGCTCCGTGGAAAATGTCCGGCCGTTTGTGGATGAGTGCATCACCCGTAAGTCCCGCATCATGGGCTTCGGCCACCGGGTCTATAAGGTGAAGGACCCCCGAGCTACGATTCTGCAGAAGCTGGCGGAGCAACTGTTTGCAAAATTTGGTCGGGATGAATATTACGATATTGCCCTAGAGCTGGAGCAGGTAATTTCCGAGAAGCTGGCCCACAAGGGGGTGTATCCCAATGTGGACTTCTACTCTGGCCTGGTCTACCGAAAGTTAGGGATACCGACGGATTTGTTCACGCCGGTATTTGCGATCGCACGAGTGGCGGGCTGGCTAGCTCACTGGAAAGAGCAACTGGAGGCCAACCGCATCTTCCGGCCCACCCAAATCTATACCGGGCGACGGAATCAGGCCTACACTCCCCTGGCGGAACGACCTCACCTTTGGGATAAGACCCTGCAACACCAGGTCTGAGGTCAGCCTGAATTAGGCTACCTCAATGGCAGCGACCAGAACTTCTAATAGGTTCCAGGGACACTACTCCCAGATGAATGGGAACGAACACGGTAGAATGCAGATAAGAAACTTCACAAATTGGACGATCCTGTAGGGCTTACCCATGAACCAAGGCATTGACCTACAAGGCAGTTTCATTAAGGCCCTAGGCGATATGGGCCTACCAGCCGGGGCTGCCAAAGCCATGTGGCTTCCCATGCCCATGACCCTAATCTTGGTGTCGGCAACGGTCAGCATCTTTGTCACCGTTTGGCTAGAGCGCAAGATTTCTGCAGCGGCCCAACAGCGAATTGGGCCGGAATACGCCGGCCCCCTGGGAAGCCTGCAGGCCGTCGCCGATGGGCTCAAGCTCATCTTCAAAGAAGACATCATTCCGGCCAAGGCCGATCCCTGGTTATTTACCCTAGGGCCAGCCATCGTGGTCGTTCCCGTATTTCTCTCCTTTCTGATCGTGCCCTTTGGCCAAAACCTGGTCATCACCGACATCGGCGTCGGCATTTTTCTGTGGATTGCCCTCTCCAGCATTGCCCCCATCGGGCTGCTGATGGCGGGGTACTCCTCCAACAATAAATATTCCTTGCTAGGGGGGCTGCGGGCGGCGGCCCAATCCATCAGCTATGAGATTCCCCTGGCCCTAGCGGTACTAGCGGTGGTGATGATGTCCAATAGCCTCAGCACCATCGACATCGTGCAACAGCAGTCCGGCTATGGCATCCTGGGCTGGAATGTCTGGCGTCAACCGGTTGGCTTCGTTATCTTCTGGGTGGCTGCCCTAGCCGAATGTGAGCGATTGCCCTTCGACTTACCCGAGGCAGAAGAAGAACTGGTGGCCGGCTATCAAACCGAGTATACCGGCATGAAATTCGGCCTGTTCTTCGTCGGTTCCTACGTCAACTTGGTGCTATCGGCCCTAATCGTCTCCATCTTGTATTTAGGAGGCTGGAGTTTTCCCATCCCCATCGAGTGGATGGCCGGATGGTTAGGGGTCAGCGAAACGGCTCCCTGGCTGCAGGTGGTTGCCGCTTCCCTAGGGATCCTGATGACCTTGTTAAAGGCTTATCTTCTGGTCTTTCTGGCTATTCTGCTACGCTGGACTGTGCCTCGGGTCCGCATTGACCAATTGTTAGACTTAGGCTGGAAATTCCTGTTGCCCGTCTCCCTGGTGAATCTGTTGCTAACAGCTGCTCTGAAGCTGACTTTTCCCATGGCCTTCGGCGGGTAGCCGACCTCAGCCCTTGCCAGCACCAGATCTACATGTAGATCGCACTCACTCTATTTCCCCATGTTGAACTTTCTCAAACAAGTCGGAGACTACGCCAAGGAAAGTGCCCAAGCGGCCAAATACATTGGTCAAGGACTCTCTGTCACCTTTGACCACATGCGACGGCG
This portion of the Halomicronema hongdechloris C2206 genome encodes:
- a CDS encoding citrate synthase; protein product: MTVCEYKPGLEGVPATQSGISYVDGQQGILEYRGISIEELALKSTFLETSYLLIWGGLPTKPELEEFEYEIRHHRRLKYRIRDMMKCFPERGHPMDALQACAAALGLFYSKRALDDPTYIQNAVVRLLAKIPTMVAAFQLMRKGNDPVQPCDDLDYAANFLYMLNEREPDPLAARIFDICLTLHAEHTINASTFSAMVTASTLTDPYAVVASAVGTLAGPLHGGANEEVIDMLQQIGSVENVRPFVDECITRKSRIMGFGHRVYKVKDPRATILQKLAEQLFAKFGRDEYYDIALELEQVISEKLAHKGVYPNVDFYSGLVYRKLGIPTDLFTPVFAIARVAGWLAHWKEQLEANRIFRPTQIYTGRRNQAYTPLAERPHLWDKTLQHQV
- the nuoH gene encoding NADH-quinone oxidoreductase subunit NuoH, which gives rise to MNQGIDLQGSFIKALGDMGLPAGAAKAMWLPMPMTLILVSATVSIFVTVWLERKISAAAQQRIGPEYAGPLGSLQAVADGLKLIFKEDIIPAKADPWLFTLGPAIVVVPVFLSFLIVPFGQNLVITDIGVGIFLWIALSSIAPIGLLMAGYSSNNKYSLLGGLRAAAQSISYEIPLALAVLAVVMMSNSLSTIDIVQQQSGYGILGWNVWRQPVGFVIFWVAALAECERLPFDLPEAEEELVAGYQTEYTGMKFGLFFVGSYVNLVLSALIVSILYLGGWSFPIPIEWMAGWLGVSETAPWLQVVAASLGILMTLLKAYLLVFLAILLRWTVPRVRIDQLLDLGWKFLLPVSLVNLLLTAALKLTFPMAFGG